The Pleuronectes platessa chromosome 10, fPlePla1.1, whole genome shotgun sequence genome contains a region encoding:
- the pou3f1 gene encoding POU domain, class 3, transcription factor 1: MATTAQYIPRNNSLPSNPLMHPDSDRMHQGTTYREVQKMMHHEYLQGLAATNTGHPMSLTHHQWLPSSNTDWSTGTHIGQQEHKASVQATREDLSSGFHHRSHLVHQQTQSNHHGSWAPTTTHHLSPLSPASNGHQSLVYSQPGYTNLNAMLSPQPGALHHGMRDPLIDDSGSHDNQMESPQQAFSHHQDHSDEDAPSSDDLEQFAKQFKQRRIKLGFTQADVGLALGTLYGNVFSQTTICRFEALQLSFKNMCKLKPLLNKWLEETDSNTGSPTNLDKIAAQGRKRKKRTSIEVGVKGALENHFLKCPKPSAHEITSLAGTLQLEKEVVRVWFCNRRQKEKRMTPVGVPHPNMEDVYSQAETPPLHRTLQSPGQ, from the coding sequence ATGGCGACAACAGCTCAGTATATTCCGAGGAATAACTCCTTACCGTCCAACCCGCTCATGCATCCGGATTCGGACAGGATGCACCAGGGGACGACCTACAGAGAGGTGCAGAAGATGATGCACCACGAGTACTTGCAGGGGCTCGCGGCGACCAACACGGGACACCCGATGAGCCTGACGCACCACCAGTGGCTGCCCAGCTCCAACACCGACTGGTCCACCGGCACCCACATCGGACAGCAGGAGCACAAAGCCAGCGTGCAGGCGACCCGGGAGGACCTGAGCAGCGGCTTCCACCACAGATCTCACCTGGTGCACCAGCAGACGCAGAGTAACCACCATGGTTCGTGGGCGCCCACCACGACGCACCACTTGTCCCCGCTGTCCCCGGCGTCCAACGGCCACCAATCCCTGGTCTACTCGCAGCCCGGATACACAAACCTCAACGCAATGCTGAGTCCCCAGCCCGGCGCCCTGCACCACGGCATGCGGGACCCGCTCATCGACGACTCGGGCAGCCACGACAACCAGATGGAGTCGCCCCAGCAGGCGTTCAGCCACCACCAGGACCACTCGGACGAGGACGCGCCCAGCTCCGACGACCTGGAGCAGTTCGCCAAGCAGTTCAAGCAGCGGCGGATCAAACTGGGCTTTACGCAGGCGGACGTGGGCTTGGCCTTGGGCACCCTGTACGGAAACGTCTTTTCTCAGACCACTATCTGCAGGTTCGAGGCGCTGCAGCTCAGCTTCAAGAACATGTGCAAACTTAAGCCGCTGCTAAACAAGTGGCTGGAGGAGACGGACTCGAACACCGGCAGTCCCACCAATTTGGACAAGATCGCTGCGCAGGGCAGGAAACGAAAGAAGAGGACCTCCATCGAAGTGGGGGTGAAAGGGGCGCTGGAGAACCACTTCTTAAAATGCCCAAAGCCATCTGCTCACGAAATCACCAGTTTAGCCGGCACTCTGCAGCTGGAAAAAGAGGTTGTGCGCGTTTGGTTTTGCAACagaagacaaaaagagaaaagaatgaCACCAGTGGGGGTCCCTCACCCGAATATGGAGGACGTATATTCCCAAGCAGAGACCCCTCCTCTACACCGCACACTACAGAGTCCTGGGCAGTGA